The Pseudomonas viciae genomic interval CCTGCCGGCCGGGTTGGCCGAGCGCTTGCCCGCGGACGTGGTGTTCGAAGTCGCCGCGCAGTTGGACCCGGCCAGCCACACCACCGCCACCGTGCGCGAGATCGAGCCCCAGGCCCAAAGCGCCACCCGTACGCGCCGCGCGCGCCTGACGCTGACCGATACACCGCCAGGCTTTCGGCTGGGCACGGCCATCGGTGTGACCCTGAGTTCGACCATCGAGCCGCGCATCGAGCTACCGCTCAGCGCGCTGCAAGAAGTCGACGGCAAGGCCCGGATCTGGCTGATCGACCCGCAGAACCAGACGGTCTCGCCCCGCGAGGTGCGGATTCTCGAGCGTTCAGGCGATTCGGTACTGGTGGCCAACGGCATCAAGGCTGGCGACCGCGTGGTCAGCGCCGGCGTGAACAGCCTCAAGCCGGGGCAGAAAGTGAAACTCGACGAGGACGCACGATGAAAGGGCCTTTCAATTTATCCGAATGGGCCCTGCGGCATCAGTCGTTTGTCTGGTACCTGATGTTCGTCGCGTTGTTGATGGGCGTGTTCTCGTACATGAACCTGGGGCGCGAGGAAGACCCGTCGTTCACCATCAAGACCATGATCATCCAGACCCGCTGGCCGGGCGCGACCCAGGAAGAAACCCTCAAGCAGGTCACCGACCGCATCGAGAAAAAACTCGAAGAACTCGATTCTCTCGACTACGTGAAAAGCTACACCCGACCGGGGGAGTCGACGGTGTTCGTGTACCTGCTCGACACCACCGGGGCCAAGGAAATCCCCGAGATCTGGTACCAGGTACGCAAGAAGATCGACGACATTCGCGGCGATTTCCCCCAAGGCCTGCAAGGGCCGGGCTTCAATGATGAGTTCGGTGACGTCTACGGTTCGGTGTACGCCTTCACCGGCGACGGGCTGTCGATGCGCCAACTGCGGGACTACGTGGAGAAGGTGCGCGCCGAGATCCGCGACGTGCCCGGGTTGGGCAAGGTGGAAATGCTCGGCGAGCAGGATGAAGTGCTGTATCTGAATTTCTCCACGCGCAAACTCGCCGCGTTGGGCATCGACCAGCGCCAGGTGGTGCAGAGCCTGCAGTCGCAGAATGCGGTGACGCCGGCCGGGGTGATCGATGCTGGGCCAGAGCGGATTTCCGTGCGCACGTCCGGGCAGTTCCAGTCGGAAAAAGACCTGGCCAACGTCAATCTGCGACTCAATGATCGCTTCTATCGACTGGCCGATATCGCGGATATCAGCCGCGGTTACGTCGACCCCGCGACCCCGATGTTCCGCTTCAACGGCACACCCGCCATTGGCCTCGCCATCGCGATGAAGAAGGGTGGCAACATCCAGGATTTCGGCCAGGCGCTGCACGCACGCATGAACGAACTGACCGCTGACCTGCCGGTGGGGGTTGGCGTGCACACCGTGTCGGACCAGGCCGAGGTGGTGGAAGAAGCGGTCGGTGGCTTTACCAGTGCCTTGTTCGAGGCGGTGATCATCGTCCTGGTCGTCAGCTTCATCAGCCTGGGCATACGCGCCGGGCTGGTGGTGGCCTGCTCGATTCCGCTGGTGCTGGCGATGGTTTTCCTGTTCATGGAGTACAGCGGTATCACCATGCAACGGATCTCTCTCGGTGCCTTGATCATTGCCCTCGGCCTGCTGGTGGACGATGCGATGATCACCGTGGAGATGATGGTCACGCGCCTGGAAAAAGGCGAAACCAAGGAGCAGGCCGCAACCTTCGCCTATACCTCGACGGCGTTCCCGATGCTCACCGGAACCCTGGTGACCGTGGCCGGCTTCGTGCCCATCGGCCTGAACGCCAGTTCCGCTGGTGAGTACACCTTTACCCTGTTTGCGGTGATCGCGGTGGCGATGCTGGTGTCGTGGATCGTCGCGGTGCTGTTTGCCCCGGTGATCGGTGTGCACATCCTCAGCACCAACGTGAAACCCCACAGCAACGAACCGGGACGGATCGGCCGGGCCTTCAACGGCGGTCTGTTGTGGGCGATGCGCAATCGTTGGTGGGCCATTGGTATCACCGTGCTGCTGTTCGTGCTGGCGGTGTTTTCCATGCGCTTTGTGCAGAACCAGTTCTTTCCATCGTCGGACCGGCCGGAAATCCTGGTGGACCTCAACCTGCCGCAAAACGCCTCGTTGGACGAGACGCGCAAAGCCGTCGACCGCCTGGAGGCGACCCTCAAGGGCGACCCGGACATCGCACGCTGGAGCACCTACATCGGCGAAGGCGCGATTCGTTTCTACCTGCCGCTGGATCAGCAACTGCAGAATCCGTACTACGCGCAACTGGTGATTGTCAGCAACGGCCTGGAGTCGCGCACGGCCCTCACCGAGCGCCTGCAAAAACGCCTGCGCGAGGACTTCGTCGGCGTTGGCAGCTACGTGCAAGCCCTGGAAATGGGCCCGCCGGTGGGCCGCCCGATCCAGTACCGGGTCAGTGGCAAGGACGTCGACCAAGTGCGCAAGCACGCCATCGAGTTGGCCACCGAGTTGGACAAGAACTCGCACATCGGCGAAATCATTTACGACTGGAACGAGCCGGGCAAGGTCTTGCGCATCGACATCGCCCAGGACAAGGCGCGGCAGTTGGGCTTGTCGTCGGATGACGTGGCCAAGCTGATGAACAGCATCGTCAGCGGCTCGCCGGTGACTCAGGTCAACGACGATATTTACCTGATCAACGTGGTTGGCCGTGCTGAAGATGCCGAGCGCGGTTCGCCGGAAACCTTGCAGAACCTGCAGATCGTCACCCCGAGTGGCACCTCGATTCCGCTGCTGGCGTTCGCCACGGTGCGTTATGAGCTGGAGCAGCCGCTGGTATGGCGTCGCGACCGTAAGCCGACCATCACGATCAAGGCGGCGGTGCGTGACGAGATCCAACCCACGGACCTGGTGAAGCAGCTGCAACCGGACATCGATAAATTCGCCGCCGGCCTGCCGGTGGGCTACAAGGTCGCCACTGGCGGTACGGTGGAAGAGAGCAGCAAGGCCCAAGGGCCGATCGCCAGTGTGGTGCCGCTGATGCTGTTCTTGATGGCGACCTTCCTGATGATCCAACTGCACAGCGTGCAGAAATTGTTTCTGGTGGCCAGCGTCGCGCCTCTCGGATTGATCGGCGTGGTGTTGGCGCTGGTACCGACGGGCACGCCGATGGGCTTTGTGGCAATCCTTGGGATCCTCGCGTTGATCGGCATCATCATCCGCAACTCGGTGATCCTGGTGACCCAGATCGATGAATATGAACGAGACGGCTACGAGCCTTGGGATGCGGTGGTCGAAGCCACCCAGCATCGGCGTCGGCCGATCCTGCTCACCGCAGCCGCGGCGAGCCTGGGGATGATCCCGATTGCGCGGGAAGTGTTCTGGGGGCCGATGGCCTACGCGATGATCGGCGGGATCATCATCGCCACCCTGCTGACGTTGCTGTTCCTGCCGGCGCTGTATGTGGCCTGGTACAAGATTCGCGAGCCGAAACGCGATTGAAGGGCCGCAGTTTAGCCCTGTGGCGAGGGCGCTTGCTCCCGCTGGGCGCGAAGCGCCCCCGACAAGGCCCGTCCAGCCACCCAGGACTTCTTATTTACGCAACAGCCGCAACCCATTGAACACCACCAACAAACTCACCCCCATGTCGGCAAACACCGCCATCCACATGGTCGCGAGCCCGGCAAAGGTCACCCCAAGAAAAATCGCCTTGATGACCAGCGCCAAGGCGATGTTCTGTTTCAGGATGCTTGAGGTCTGCCGCGACAGGCGAATGAATGTCGGAATCTTGCGCAGATCATCGTCCATCAAGGCGACATCGGCAGTCTCAATGGCCGTGTCGGTACCCGCCGCCGCCATGGCGAAGCCGATTTCCGAACGGGCCAGTGCCGGTGCGTCGTTGATGCCGTCGCCCACCATGCCGACGCGGTGACCCAGGGTGTACAAATCTTCGATGGCTTGCAGCTTGTCCTCCGGCAACAAATCACCGCGGGCCTGGTCCATGCCCACTTGCGCGGCAATCGCTTCGGCAGTGTGGGCGTTGTCGCCGGTGAGCATCAGGGTCTTGATGCCCAGCTCATGCAGTTGTTGGATGGCTTCGCGGCTGGATTCCTTCACGGTATCGGCCACGGCAAACAGCGCCAGGGGACCCGAGGCGTCGAGCAGCAGCACCACGGATTTGCCCTGTTTTTCCAGGGCGAAGAGTTTTGCTTCCAGTTCGGGGGAGCACAGGCCCAAGTCTTCCACCAGGCGGTGATTGCCCAAGTGATAGGTCTGGCCGTTGATGTCGCCGCGAACCCCTCGTCCTGGGAGTGCTGCGAAGTTATCCACACGCGGCGCCGGCGCTTGCTTATCCACAGCCGCGTTGGCAATCGCCCGGGATACCGGGTGGTCGGAGCGGGCGGCGAGGCTGGCGGCCAGGGCCGGGGCGCTGCTCTCCACGGTCGGGTCCAGTGCCACGTAGTCGGTTTGCACCGGTTTGCCGTGGGTGATCGTGCCGGTCTTGTCCAGGGCCAGGTAGTCGAGCTTGTAGCCACCCTCCAGGTACACGCCGCCCTTGACCAGAATGCCTTTGCGCGCTGCTGCGGCAAGGCCGCTGACGATGGTCACCGGGGTGGAAATCACCAGTGCGCAAGGGCACGCCACCACCAACAGCACCAGTGCCCGGTAGATCCAGTCGAACCACGCCGCCCCCATGAACAGCGGCGGGATAACGGCCACGGCCAGGGCCAGGACAAATACGGCCGGGGTGTAGATTTTCGAAAACTGATCAACGAAGCGCTGGGTCGGTGCGCGGGAGCCCTGGGCCTGTTCCACGGCGTGGATGATCCGCGCCAGGGTGGAGTGATCGGCCGCCGCGGTCACGCTGAATTCCAATTCACCGGCCTGGTTGATGGTGCCGGCAAACACCTTGTCGCCGATGGTTTTTTCCACCGGCAGGCTCTCGCCAGTGATCGGTGCCTGGTCAATGGTCGAACGGCCGGCGACCACGTCGCCGTCCAAGCCAACGCGCTCGCCGGGGCGCACCCGCACCCGCGCGCCGAGGGTGACGGTCTTGACATCCTGGGCCCGCCAGGTGCCATCGGCCTGTTGTACGGTGGCCTGTTCCGGGGCCATCTGCATCAGGCCGCTGATGGCGTTGCGCGCCCGATCCAGGGATTTGGCTTCGATCAGCTCCGCCACGGTGAACAGGAACATCACCATCGCTGCTTCCGGCCATTGGCCGATCAGTACTGCACCGGTCACCGCGATGCTCATCAGCGCGTTGATGTTCAGGTTGCGGTTTTTCAGGGCGATCCAGCCCTTCTTGTAGGTACCCAGGCCGCCGCTGAGGATCGACACCAATGCCACCAGCGCAACCACCCAATTGGGTGCGGCGTTGGTGAAGTGGATCAGCTCGGCACCCAGGGCGGCGACACCGGACAGCGCCAACGGCCACCAGGGCTTGGCCGGAGCGGGCGAGCTGTTGGTTGCTTTCTCCTGGTCGGACTTCAACGGCTCGGCCTGCATGCCCAGGGATTGGATCGCACTGATGATCGGCCCATCGCTGGGCAGATCGTGGGTCACGCCCAATACGCGATTGATCAGGTTGAATTCCAGTTGCTGCACGCCTTCGAGCTTGCCGAGCTTGTTCTGGATCAGCGTTTGTTCAGTGGGGCAGTCCATGGCTTCGATGCGAAAACTGCTTAGCCGTGCACCGTCCGTCGGCGCTTTGCCGAGGATGACCTGCGACGGGGCTGCTTTCGAGGCGCAGCAGGAGTGCCCGTGGTCATGGCCGTGGTCCGGCTTGTGGGTATGAATGGAATCGCTCATCGGGTTACGTCCGTGAAAAGTGCCTGTTGCACAGTAAAGACCCTGTAGCCACTATAGGGTCAAGCACCTATTTGGGAGGCAACGCCATGAAGATTGGAGAACTGGCAAAGATCACCGACTGCCAGGTCGAAACCATCCGCTATTACGAACGCGAAGGCCTGTTGCCGGAACCGGCCCGCAGTGACGGCAATTACCGCGTCTACACCCAGGCTCATGCCGAGCGACTGACCTTTATTCGCAACTGCCGCACCCTGGACATGACCCTGGAGGAGATCCGCAGCCTCCTGACCTTGCGCGACAGTCCCCAGGACCAGTGCGAAAGCGTCAACGCGCTGATCGACGAGCACATCCACCACGTCAAGGCCCGCATCGACGGCCTGCTGGCCCTGCAGGCACAACTGATCGACCTGCGCCATCGCTGCAGCGAAGGGCCGGATCTGGAGCAGTGCGGGATTTTGCAGCGCCTGGAGGTGAGCGGGGCGGTGGCGCCCGAGGTGGAGCATTCACATGTGGGCAGGAGTCATGGGCATTGAGCCCCTGTCGCCAATCTCGAACACACTGAGCCCTTTGTGGGAGCGAGCTTGCTCGCGATAGCGGAGTTTCAGTCACATCAATGGTGCATGTGAAGCCGCTATCGCGAGCAAGCTCGCTCCCACAGGGGATGGTGGTGTGGCTTAGACCGCCATCGGCGCGGTCATCGGTGCGTGGTGCTGGTAGCCTTCGAGGGAGAAGTCGCTGGGCTCCACGAGCTCCAGCCACTCAGGCTGGTACACACCGGTCTTGGCGAACTCCGGCACACGCTCGGAAATCACCAGTTTCGGCATCGGGAATGGCTCGCGCTTGAGCTGTTCCTTGAGCATGTCCAAGTGGTTTTCGTAGACGTGGGCATCGCCGATGAAATAGGTGAACCAGCGCGGCGTGTAGCCGGTCAGGCGACCGATCAGGCTCAGCAGCGCGGCGCCTTCAGTGAGATTGAACGGCGTGCCCAGGCCCAGGTCGTTGGAGCGGATGTAGAGGGTCAGGGAAATCTCCTTGGTCTCGACATTCGGGTGGAACTGGTAAAGCAGATGGCACGGCGGCAGGGCCATTTCATCGAGTTGGGCGCAGTTCCAGCCGTGGAACAGGATACGGCGGCTACCCGGATCCTTGATGATGGTGTCGACGCACTGGCGCACCTGGTCGATGGCCTTGTACAGCACCACGTAGGCCTGGTCGTTTTCTTCGCCTTCGGCGATCTGCCGATAGCCCTGGGCCAGGGTCTGTTCGATGGCCGCCGGGTTGCTCAGGGGAATCTGCTTGTAGGCCGGCCATTTGCGCCATTGCACGCCGTAGATCTCGCCCAAGTCGTCTTCGCCCTGACGGAACGGGTTGGCCAGCCACTGGGCGTTTTCGTTGGCGTTCTGGTCCCAGACCTTGCAGCCCAGGGCGCGGAATTCGGCGGCGTTGTTCACGCCGCGCAGGAAGCCGCACATCTCGCCGATGGCCGACTTGAAGGCCAGCTTGCGGGTGGTAATGGCCGGGAAGCCATTCTTCAAGTCATAGCGCAGCATAGCGCCGGGGAGGCTGATGGTGTTGACACCCGTGCGGTTGGCTTGTCGGGTGCCGTGCTCGATGACATTGGCCACCAGATCGAGATATTGCTTCATGTGTTACCTGTGTCCTTGAGTCCGGAGCGGTGCTCTGGACTTCGAATTTAAACCTTGGCTGCCGCAGCCGGCGCACGATGATAAGCCAGCCAGATCAGCGCCAGGCCACCGATGATCATCGGCAGGCACAGCAACTGGCCCATGGTCAGCCAGTTCCACGCCAGGTAGCCGAGCTGGGCATCTGGTACGCGGACGAATTCGACGACGAAGCGGAAGATGCCATAAAAAAGGGCAAACATGCCCGACACCGCCATGGTTGGCCGCGGCTTGCGCGAGAACAGCCAGAGAATCAGGAATAGTGCCACGCCTTCGAGGGCGAACTGATAAAGCTGCGACGGGTGGCGCGGCAATTGCGCCGGGTCGCTGAACGGCGGGAAGATCATCGCCCACGGCACGTCGGTCGGTTTGCCCCACAATTCGGCATTGATGAAGTTGCCGATGCGCCCGGCGCCCAGGCCGATCGGCACCATCGGCGCGACGAAGTCCATCAGCTGGAAAAACGACTTGTTGTTGCGCTTGCCGAACCACAGTGCTGCCAGCATCACGCCGATGAACCCGCCGTGGAACGACATACCGCCCTTCCAGACCTCGAAGATCAGCGTCGGGTTGGCCAGGTACGCGCTCATGTCGTAGAACAATACGTAACCCAGGCGGCCACCGACGATCACGCCCATGGATAGCCAGAACACCAGGTCGGAGAGCTTTTCCTTGTTCCAGGTCGGGTCGAAACGGTTGAGCCGGCGCGACGCCAGCAGCCAGGCGCCGCCGATACCGATCAGGTACATCAAGCCGTACCAGTGGATTTTCAGCGGGCCGATGGCCAGGGCTACCGGATCGATCTGCGGGTAAGGCAGCATTGATATTCCTCGTAAACGTCAAAAATACCCGGGCGACACTGCCACCTCGGGATTAAGCCAGGATTGCGTCAGAACAGGAAACTTAAGCCTACGCAGAACAGCAAAGCGGCGAACAGCCGTTTGAGCAAGCGCGGCGACAGGCGATGAGCCAGTCGAGCACCGAAACGGGCGAAGACCATGCTCGTCAGGGCGATGCCCAACAACGCCGGCAAATACACAAAACCGAGACTATGGGCCGGCAACAGCGGATCGTGCCAGCCCAGAATCATGAAACTTAAAGCGCTGGCCAGGGCGATCGGCAAACCGCAGGCTGATGAAGTCGCCACCGCCTGCTGCATTGGCACGCTGCGCCAAGTCAGGAACGGCACGGTCAGCGAACCGCCGCCAATGCCGAAAATCGCCGAGGCCCAGCCGATCACCGTGCCGGCCACGGTCAATGCGGCCTTGCCCGGCACCGTGCGGCTGGCCTTGGGCTTGAAATCCAGGGCCAGTTGCACGGAGACGATCATGGCAAACACGCCAATGATCTTTTGCAGGTGCGGGCCGGAAATCGCTTCGGCGGTGATCGCGCCGAAACCGGCACCGATCAGGATCCCCACGGTCATCCAGGCGAAAATCGGCCAGCGCACCGCGCCTTTGCGGTGGTGCTCGCGCACGGCATTCACCGAGGTGAAGATGATCGACGCCAGGGACGTGCCGACGGCCAGGTGCGTCAACACCTGCGGGTCGAAGCCCTGCAGGGTGAAACTGAACACCAGCACCGGGACGATGATCATCCCGCCCCCCACGCCGAACAACCCGGCCAGCACACCGGCGCAGGCGCCGAGCAGCAGATAGAGCAAAAATTCCACCAGCGTCTCCCGCCCATCCCCGAAATAAGAGCGGCATGGTACCGGATCCCTGGCCTTGGGCTCTAGTGAAGGCGATGGATGTGGGGGCGATGTCTGGGTAGAGTGACTTATTCTTTCAACTGACTGGCATTGCTAACGGGACTACCTGATGTGCCTGATCATATTTGCCTGGCGCCCCGGCCACGCCCAGCCACTGATCGTGGCGGCCAACC includes:
- a CDS encoding efflux RND transporter permease subunit, which encodes MKGPFNLSEWALRHQSFVWYLMFVALLMGVFSYMNLGREEDPSFTIKTMIIQTRWPGATQEETLKQVTDRIEKKLEELDSLDYVKSYTRPGESTVFVYLLDTTGAKEIPEIWYQVRKKIDDIRGDFPQGLQGPGFNDEFGDVYGSVYAFTGDGLSMRQLRDYVEKVRAEIRDVPGLGKVEMLGEQDEVLYLNFSTRKLAALGIDQRQVVQSLQSQNAVTPAGVIDAGPERISVRTSGQFQSEKDLANVNLRLNDRFYRLADIADISRGYVDPATPMFRFNGTPAIGLAIAMKKGGNIQDFGQALHARMNELTADLPVGVGVHTVSDQAEVVEEAVGGFTSALFEAVIIVLVVSFISLGIRAGLVVACSIPLVLAMVFLFMEYSGITMQRISLGALIIALGLLVDDAMITVEMMVTRLEKGETKEQAATFAYTSTAFPMLTGTLVTVAGFVPIGLNASSAGEYTFTLFAVIAVAMLVSWIVAVLFAPVIGVHILSTNVKPHSNEPGRIGRAFNGGLLWAMRNRWWAIGITVLLFVLAVFSMRFVQNQFFPSSDRPEILVDLNLPQNASLDETRKAVDRLEATLKGDPDIARWSTYIGEGAIRFYLPLDQQLQNPYYAQLVIVSNGLESRTALTERLQKRLREDFVGVGSYVQALEMGPPVGRPIQYRVSGKDVDQVRKHAIELATELDKNSHIGEIIYDWNEPGKVLRIDIAQDKARQLGLSSDDVAKLMNSIVSGSPVTQVNDDIYLINVVGRAEDAERGSPETLQNLQIVTPSGTSIPLLAFATVRYELEQPLVWRRDRKPTITIKAAVRDEIQPTDLVKQLQPDIDKFAAGLPVGYKVATGGTVEESSKAQGPIASVVPLMLFLMATFLMIQLHSVQKLFLVASVAPLGLIGVVLALVPTGTPMGFVAILGILALIGIIIRNSVILVTQIDEYERDGYEPWDAVVEATQHRRRPILLTAAAASLGMIPIAREVFWGPMAYAMIGGIIIATLLTLLFLPALYVAWYKIREPKRD
- a CDS encoding heavy metal translocating P-type ATPase, producing the protein MSDSIHTHKPDHGHDHGHSCCASKAAPSQVILGKAPTDGARLSSFRIEAMDCPTEQTLIQNKLGKLEGVQQLEFNLINRVLGVTHDLPSDGPIISAIQSLGMQAEPLKSDQEKATNSSPAPAKPWWPLALSGVAALGAELIHFTNAAPNWVVALVALVSILSGGLGTYKKGWIALKNRNLNINALMSIAVTGAVLIGQWPEAAMVMFLFTVAELIEAKSLDRARNAISGLMQMAPEQATVQQADGTWRAQDVKTVTLGARVRVRPGERVGLDGDVVAGRSTIDQAPITGESLPVEKTIGDKVFAGTINQAGELEFSVTAAADHSTLARIIHAVEQAQGSRAPTQRFVDQFSKIYTPAVFVLALAVAVIPPLFMGAAWFDWIYRALVLLVVACPCALVISTPVTIVSGLAAAARKGILVKGGVYLEGGYKLDYLALDKTGTITHGKPVQTDYVALDPTVESSAPALAASLAARSDHPVSRAIANAAVDKQAPAPRVDNFAALPGRGVRGDINGQTYHLGNHRLVEDLGLCSPELEAKLFALEKQGKSVVLLLDASGPLALFAVADTVKESSREAIQQLHELGIKTLMLTGDNAHTAEAIAAQVGMDQARGDLLPEDKLQAIEDLYTLGHRVGMVGDGINDAPALARSEIGFAMAAAGTDTAIETADVALMDDDLRKIPTFIRLSRQTSSILKQNIALALVIKAIFLGVTFAGLATMWMAVFADMGVSLLVVFNGLRLLRK
- the cadR gene encoding Cd(II)/Pb(II)-responsive transcriptional regulator — translated: MKIGELAKITDCQVETIRYYEREGLLPEPARSDGNYRVYTQAHAERLTFIRNCRTLDMTLEEIRSLLTLRDSPQDQCESVNALIDEHIHHVKARIDGLLALQAQLIDLRHRCSEGPDLEQCGILQRLEVSGAVAPEVEHSHVGRSHGH
- a CDS encoding thymidylate synthase; the encoded protein is MKQYLDLVANVIEHGTRQANRTGVNTISLPGAMLRYDLKNGFPAITTRKLAFKSAIGEMCGFLRGVNNAAEFRALGCKVWDQNANENAQWLANPFRQGEDDLGEIYGVQWRKWPAYKQIPLSNPAAIEQTLAQGYRQIAEGEENDQAYVVLYKAIDQVRQCVDTIIKDPGSRRILFHGWNCAQLDEMALPPCHLLYQFHPNVETKEISLTLYIRSNDLGLGTPFNLTEGAALLSLIGRLTGYTPRWFTYFIGDAHVYENHLDMLKEQLKREPFPMPKLVISERVPEFAKTGVYQPEWLELVEPSDFSLEGYQHHAPMTAPMAV
- the lgt gene encoding prolipoprotein diacylglyceryl transferase → MLPYPQIDPVALAIGPLKIHWYGLMYLIGIGGAWLLASRRLNRFDPTWNKEKLSDLVFWLSMGVIVGGRLGYVLFYDMSAYLANPTLIFEVWKGGMSFHGGFIGVMLAALWFGKRNNKSFFQLMDFVAPMVPIGLGAGRIGNFINAELWGKPTDVPWAMIFPPFSDPAQLPRHPSQLYQFALEGVALFLILWLFSRKPRPTMAVSGMFALFYGIFRFVVEFVRVPDAQLGYLAWNWLTMGQLLCLPMIIGGLALIWLAYHRAPAAAAKV
- a CDS encoding sulfite exporter TauE/SafE family protein encodes the protein MEFLLYLLLGACAGVLAGLFGVGGGMIIVPVLVFSFTLQGFDPQVLTHLAVGTSLASIIFTSVNAVREHHRKGAVRWPIFAWMTVGILIGAGFGAITAEAISGPHLQKIIGVFAMIVSVQLALDFKPKASRTVPGKAALTVAGTVIGWASAIFGIGGGSLTVPFLTWRSVPMQQAVATSSACGLPIALASALSFMILGWHDPLLPAHSLGFVYLPALLGIALTSMVFARFGARLAHRLSPRLLKRLFAALLFCVGLSFLF